Genomic window (Roseimicrobium gellanilyticum):
CCGTCCGCTTGTGGGCGTGGCCTTTGCCACCGCTGTTGTCCTTGATGACGAGATGCATTTCCTTGATGCCCTCGCTCCAGACAATGTCCCCGTTTTGCCAGAACTTCGTCATGGGGATGTCTTTCTCAAACACGCCGGCATCCTTGTACACATCCGTATTGAAGCAACCGTAGCCGTGATTCTGCCCCTTGTTCGGGATATAACACACACTCCAGGTAGTAGCCTCCCCGCCCTCGGGCTTCTCCAGCACTTCGAGGCGCACGTGCGCGGTGCCATTGCGGTAGTCTACCGGGGCGGTCCAGTCCTTGGGGCGCTCCGCATTCATCATCGGTCCGCGCACATAGTAGTGGGAGGGGCTCGGCTTGGAGTTGTCCGCCTGTTCCTTGGTAAAGGTAAAGGTCACGTCGAAGAGAACAAACTGCTCCGCGCGGCAGAGAGAGACTGAAGCGACGAAGAGAAGGAGGAAGGGCGCGAAGGCTGGAAGAAGCAAATTTCTTTTGTGCATGGTGTTGAGATCTGTTTTAAAAAATGGCTGAGGCTGAAACAGGCTACGCGGAAGCCTGGGGTGGGGCCATTCCAGATGATTCCACTCCGCAAGGCAACCGTGCAGTCGTCAAAATCGCAACCAGATGGAGCCACTCAAGCGGCTCTGCGAACTGCGCAGCGCACGCGACATCATTGACTACGAATGAAAGATGCACCCACCAGACTCAGGCGTTTCTCTAAATCCGTGGGCTTCCTCGCTGGCGCCGCGATCCTTGCGTACGCGTGGTGGTGGTTCAGCCGGACACCGTACGACACACTGACCGATGTGTGGAGGGCGGCAGGATCGGAGCAGCGTTCCAGCTGGGCGATATCGCTCAACGATCCGCAGCATCGTCTGATTGCGGTGGCCCATAATGACGGAACACTGCAAGTCTTCCGCGAAAGCTCCGGAGGGTGGCGGGAGACGTGGAGGGATGCCTTCCCCAAGCGAACGCGCATGTCTTTCGTGACGGTGCCACGGGATGAGTCCAATCCCAAGACCTGGTGGGAGAAGGCCCTCATCAAAGGACGGAGGCTGTACGACCCCGAGTACCAGATGGATATGGCTGGATCTGGAAACACGGTCACCCAGGAGGCTTTCATTCCAAAGATACTCCTTGCGGATCTCAATGGTGATTCCATCAGCGATCTCGTGGTGGCAGACGAGCGGCTGTGGATCCTGCAAGGCACGGTGGAAGGAAAATTCACCCGTGTGTGGGAGAGCCCAGAGCGCTTCTCGCCCGATCCAAAGGACCTGGTGGCGCAGGATCTGGATGATGACGGCAAGCCTGAAGTACTGCTCCTCAACTATCTGAACAAAAAGGAACGTCGGCCAGAGCACGAGTGGCAGTCCCTGCTCGTCTACGGTGTCAATCCGGAATCCCCAGAGTGGAAGGTGCAACGCATGACGGACATCTTGCTGACAGATTCACACGGTTTCCATTCTACGTCGTCGCTGATCGCAGGCGATTTTGACGGGGACAAGCAGGTGGAGCTTCTGGTGGG
Coding sequences:
- a CDS encoding FG-GAP repeat domain-containing protein, with product MGFLAGAAILAYAWWWFSRTPYDTLTDVWRAAGSEQRSSWAISLNDPQHRLIAVAHNDGTLQVFRESSGGWRETWRDAFPKRTRMSFVTVPRDESNPKTWWEKALIKGRRLYDPEYQMDMAGSGNTVTQEAFIPKILLADLNGDSISDLVVADERLWILQGTVEGKFTRVWESPERFSPDPKDLVAQDLDDDGKPEVLLLNYLNKKERRPEHEWQSLLVYGVNPESPEWKVQRMTDILLTDSHGFHSTSSLIAGDFDGDKQVELLVGNSNGDVWVLEMQAGALKQIGNPWHVPKGGACNLGTGDLNGDGRPEMLVGTNGGHVYACAVEPDGAVRVLGTTMAGRLAYSVGNVDVNGDGTEEMMVVRGIRGYADMKKEDVMAELWTLDEKAGTLVRCWGQQVPVQSEPVAINLDGGPSEVMILHSKYRPRVLRPELPAAK